The following are from one region of the Nostoc cf. commune SO-36 genome:
- a CDS encoding Gfo/Idh/MocA family protein, with protein MQDSMSVAESNLYTQRNQPRPIRIGVIGVGNMGQHHARVLSSMKDVELVGVADINVERGLETASKYKVRFFEDYCDLLPLVEAVCVAVPTRLHYAVGINCLLAGIHVLIEKPIAASISEAESLVNAAAESQCILQVGHIERFNPAFKELSQVLKTEELLALEAHRMSPYSDRANDVSVVLDLMIHDIDLLLELAASPVTKLTASGSRALDSGYLDYVTATLGFANGIVATLTASKVTHRKIRRIVAHCKNSFTEADFLKNEILIHRQTTANSLTDHRQVLYRQDGVIEKVYTSNIQPLSAELEHFVNCVHGGNQPSVGGEQALKALRLASLIEQMALEDRVWNPLDWQSEPRVQSLTPTA; from the coding sequence GTGCAAGATAGCATGTCAGTGGCAGAATCGAATCTATATACACAGCGCAACCAACCACGACCAATCCGCATAGGCGTGATTGGAGTGGGTAACATGGGACAACACCACGCTCGCGTGCTGAGTTCAATGAAAGATGTTGAACTAGTCGGAGTGGCAGATATTAACGTTGAGCGAGGGTTAGAAACTGCCAGCAAGTACAAGGTGCGTTTTTTTGAAGATTACTGTGACCTGCTACCCCTTGTGGAAGCAGTTTGTGTAGCTGTTCCCACCCGTCTGCACTATGCCGTGGGTATCAACTGTCTGTTAGCGGGAATTCATGTTTTGATTGAAAAACCGATCGCAGCTAGTATTTCTGAGGCAGAGTCTTTAGTAAATGCCGCCGCTGAGTCTCAATGTATCCTGCAAGTAGGTCATATTGAGCGTTTTAACCCAGCTTTTAAAGAACTGAGCCAAGTTCTAAAAACAGAGGAATTGCTGGCGTTAGAAGCCCATAGAATGAGTCCTTACTCAGATCGGGCAAATGATGTTTCGGTTGTGCTGGATTTAATGATCCATGACATCGACCTACTTCTAGAATTAGCTGCTTCTCCAGTTACAAAATTGACTGCTAGCGGTTCTCGTGCCCTAGACTCTGGTTATTTAGATTACGTAACTGCCACCTTGGGGTTTGCCAATGGTATTGTTGCGACTCTGACTGCCAGTAAAGTCACCCACCGCAAAATTCGCCGGATTGTCGCCCATTGCAAAAATTCATTTACTGAGGCAGATTTCCTCAAGAATGAAATTTTGATTCACCGACAAACCACTGCCAATTCTCTCACCGACCACCGACAAGTACTTTACAGGCAAGATGGTGTAATTGAAAAAGTCTACACCAGCAATATTCAACCCCTGAGTGCAGAATTAGAACATTTTGTCAACTGCGTACATGGTGGCAATCAACCCTCAGTGGGTGGTGAACAAGCTCTCAAAGCCCTGAGACTGGCAAGTTTAATTGAGCAAATGGCTCTGGAAGATCGAGTTTGGAATCCCTTAGACTGGCAATCGGAACCAAGGGTACAATCATTGACCCCGACAGCCTAG